The following are encoded in a window of Paenibacillus polymyxa genomic DNA:
- a CDS encoding glycosyltransferase family 4 protein, producing the protein MKILLATYWPIPHLGGVWPFMLQIKRRLELLGHTVDLMGNGPDTPKYHIVFEDRELLKDQLLPLLHTKLNESAVPVLHLDSWVQTVEKDRYCMELAAAYFGVEQYDVIHTQDVIATRALSRVKRKDSALVANIHGSLAREVMMALERDHEEGYRETLMWKYYWALEHYGALSADITITSTEWMKQTLVREFEVPEQQIATFQYGLDTEHFWEVHARGTDVVRPEGKKVIICPSRLVYIKGLHYLISALGLLKASRTDWVCWIVGEGDKREELQTQAKELGLEEDVVFLGHREDVPALLQLADLFVHPSIQDNQPFSVMEAQILGLPAVVSDAGGLPEMVKHEHTGLVSPVGDVEALAAHLQHLLAQDEVRIAMGKRAKAWGTAHWSLDVMIERLVNIYGQALNQVR; encoded by the coding sequence TTGAAAATTTTGTTGGCTACGTACTGGCCGATTCCTCATTTGGGTGGCGTATGGCCCTTTATGCTGCAAATTAAACGGAGACTGGAGCTACTGGGTCACACGGTAGACTTGATGGGGAACGGACCGGATACACCTAAATACCATATTGTTTTTGAAGATAGGGAGCTGCTGAAGGATCAACTGCTGCCCCTGCTGCATACGAAGCTGAATGAATCGGCTGTCCCTGTATTACATCTGGATTCATGGGTGCAGACGGTGGAAAAGGATCGATACTGTATGGAACTGGCAGCGGCGTATTTCGGGGTTGAGCAGTATGATGTTATTCACACGCAAGATGTTATTGCGACGCGTGCTCTAAGTCGGGTCAAACGTAAGGACAGTGCATTGGTAGCGAATATTCATGGCTCGCTGGCTCGTGAAGTCATGATGGCTCTGGAGCGGGATCATGAGGAGGGTTACCGTGAGACGCTGATGTGGAAATATTATTGGGCGCTGGAGCACTATGGCGCTCTATCCGCGGATATTACCATTACGTCTACAGAATGGATGAAACAGACGCTCGTGCGTGAGTTCGAAGTGCCTGAGCAGCAGATTGCTACTTTCCAATACGGATTGGATACCGAGCACTTCTGGGAAGTCCACGCCCGGGGAACGGACGTCGTACGACCTGAGGGGAAAAAAGTTATAATTTGTCCTTCACGGCTAGTCTATATCAAAGGGCTGCATTATTTAATAAGCGCTCTTGGCCTACTGAAAGCAAGTCGTACGGATTGGGTTTGCTGGATTGTCGGGGAGGGAGATAAAAGGGAAGAGCTTCAAACACAGGCGAAGGAGCTAGGGCTGGAGGAAGATGTGGTTTTTTTGGGGCATCGTGAAGATGTACCTGCTCTTTTACAACTGGCGGATCTTTTTGTTCATCCGAGCATACAGGACAATCAGCCGTTTTCGGTCATGGAGGCGCAGATTTTGGGGCTTCCGGCAGTGGTATCGGATGCGGGTGGACTGCCGGAAATGGTCAAGCATGAACACACCGGACTGGTCTCCCCGGTTGGCGATGTGGAGGCACTGGCAGCTCATTTGCAGCATTTGCTGGCTCAGGATGAAGTGCGGATAGCTATGGGGAAACGTGCCAAAGCATGGGGGACCGCGCATTGGTCTCTGGATGTTATGATTGAGCGGCTCGTGAATATTTATGGGCAAGCGCTGAATCAAGTACGTTGA
- a CDS encoding sialidase family protein, with the protein MPNVQLTPNGRLAQEPSVAFNLLDGTIVSAATDFTTGPPLTAVYRSGNGGVSFTQQILPLPAGYVGAESHSVSYGFPNLFVIACHVFTSDGLSGTIATYVSRDNGNTFDPPVIAQRGYGTFVNNVEVSVKFDTSQVSSYTGNIYLCYTHQYNPNFFGGSVMFFQRSRDGGITWDTPVVLTPGSNQITRGEITVSITGVIYVGYIVTNPVNQYQVIVSFNGGTAFSSSLPVSSVVPVPSPLPVAGFGFNVLPMASIAVDRSTSPNQGTLYAVWQDNRAGYADVLLARSVDGGLSWTAPQSVTGASAGAQHFFPAIDVSPVTGVIKIVYYTNQITTSLLDVFVAESTNGGNTFTNLRITDSSFNPNGISPVPVVTIGNFIDVTIVPNNGFFAVWTDALSGFQQIYGSNGM; encoded by the coding sequence ATGCCGAACGTACAGCTCACGCCTAACGGAAGGCTGGCGCAGGAACCGAGTGTAGCTTTCAACCTGCTCGACGGTACCATTGTGTCTGCGGCGACTGATTTTACGACAGGGCCGCCGTTGACGGCGGTATACCGTTCAGGTAACGGCGGTGTCTCTTTCACCCAGCAGATTTTACCGCTACCAGCCGGCTATGTAGGGGCGGAATCCCATAGCGTCAGCTACGGTTTTCCCAACTTGTTTGTCATAGCCTGTCATGTATTTACCTCGGATGGGTTGAGCGGTACCATCGCTACCTATGTATCCAGAGATAACGGTAATACATTTGATCCACCCGTGATTGCCCAGCGAGGGTATGGGACATTTGTCAACAATGTTGAGGTCAGCGTGAAATTTGATACTTCTCAGGTCAGCTCCTATACCGGAAACATCTATTTATGTTATACGCATCAATACAATCCTAACTTTTTCGGCGGGTCTGTCATGTTTTTCCAGCGCTCGCGGGATGGAGGGATCACGTGGGATACACCCGTGGTGCTCACCCCTGGCTCCAATCAGATTACGCGTGGGGAAATCACCGTGAGCATTACAGGGGTGATTTATGTCGGGTATATTGTGACGAATCCGGTTAACCAATATCAGGTCATTGTGTCCTTCAATGGGGGGACAGCATTCAGTTCTTCGCTGCCTGTGTCTTCTGTTGTCCCGGTTCCGAGTCCGTTGCCCGTGGCCGGCTTTGGCTTCAATGTGCTGCCGATGGCCAGCATTGCGGTGGATCGCTCTACTAGCCCGAATCAGGGAACACTTTATGCGGTCTGGCAGGATAATCGGGCAGGATATGCGGATGTACTGCTCGCCCGGTCGGTGGATGGTGGATTAAGCTGGACTGCACCGCAATCGGTGACAGGAGCCAGTGCCGGGGCACAGCATTTTTTCCCGGCTATTGATGTTTCGCCTGTGACCGGCGTGATTAAGATCGTATATTATACCAATCAAATAACGACCTCTTTATTAGACGTATTTGTGGCCGAATCAACGAACGGAGGGAATACATTTACGAACCTCAGAATAACAGACAGCTCCTTTAATCCTAACGGGATTAGTCCGGTTCCCGTCGTTACGATCGGTAATTTTATTGATGTAACGATCGTGCCGAATAATGGATTTTTTGCGGTCTGGACAGATGCGTTATCGGGTTTCCAGCAAATTTACGGAAGTAACGGAATGTAG
- a CDS encoding sialidase family protein, with protein sequence MSIYIMKGMLAMPLNFQVTPSGLPKFEPSVAVNLLNPNIVVAVAVDFSSGPPLIGLYRSLDAGANWTDTLLPIPPGYTGAEAGMVAYLFPNIFIISAHVFPGNENGAVVIYRSTDDGATFDPPVVINPGYGDYINNDWTNITTDNNGASPYLGHVYVTYNRQYNVDFNARSAAFYQRSTDGGLTWDQPLLLSNIQSSTERPEPAVDKFGSVYVSWIRTGPQTPAFFIRRSFDGGATFSGDILVSNITLVPNPLPVPGYDFRILNFPSLAADCSGVPSTTNTLYAVWQDFGQGYSNILLSKSSDFGGTWSAPIIVTDSPPGSQNFFPAISVSPKTGLVVVVYYTNRLDGFNLDVFAAQSLDGGNTFTNSRLTTTSFNPNVGGGESELIGDYIDVAIVPPNSYISVWTDTRTGSLTIFAGVPGGEA encoded by the coding sequence ATGTCCATTTATATAATGAAGGGAATGCTCGCGATGCCTTTGAATTTTCAGGTGACACCCAGCGGGTTGCCCAAATTTGAGCCCAGTGTCGCCGTTAATTTGTTGAATCCGAATATTGTTGTGGCTGTCGCTGTTGACTTTAGCAGCGGGCCCCCGCTGATTGGACTGTATCGTTCCTTGGACGCTGGGGCGAACTGGACTGATACTTTACTGCCCATTCCACCGGGATATACAGGAGCTGAGGCAGGAATGGTAGCCTATCTGTTCCCGAATATTTTCATCATATCCGCACATGTGTTTCCGGGAAATGAGAACGGGGCTGTCGTGATCTATCGCTCTACGGACGATGGAGCCACCTTTGATCCCCCAGTGGTTATTAATCCGGGCTATGGAGATTACATTAATAATGACTGGACCAATATTACGACGGATAACAACGGGGCAAGTCCCTATCTCGGGCATGTCTATGTCACGTATAACCGTCAATATAATGTGGATTTTAATGCTCGTTCTGCGGCGTTCTACCAGCGTTCCACCGATGGAGGACTAACTTGGGATCAACCGTTATTGCTTTCGAATATCCAATCTTCTACAGAGCGACCTGAACCTGCGGTCGACAAATTTGGCAGTGTCTATGTCAGTTGGATTCGTACGGGGCCACAAACACCGGCTTTTTTTATTCGGAGATCCTTTGATGGAGGGGCAACTTTCAGCGGGGATATTCTTGTGTCCAATATAACGCTGGTGCCCAATCCTTTGCCCGTCCCCGGATATGACTTTCGGATATTGAACTTCCCCAGCTTGGCTGCAGACTGCTCGGGTGTGCCTTCCACAACAAATACGCTATATGCCGTTTGGCAGGATTTTGGTCAGGGATACAGTAATATTTTGTTGTCCAAATCAAGCGATTTCGGCGGTACCTGGAGTGCTCCGATCATCGTGACGGACAGCCCGCCAGGCTCGCAAAATTTCTTTCCTGCGATTTCGGTGTCGCCTAAGACGGGACTGGTCGTTGTCGTGTACTATACCAATCGCTTGGACGGCTTTAATCTGGATGTGTTTGCCGCCCAATCGTTAGATGGAGGCAACACCTTTACGAACAGTCGTCTCACGACGACCTCCTTTAATCCGAATGTCGGTGGAGGCGAATCAGAGCTGATCGGCGACTATATTGATGTCGCCATCGTACCGCCGAATAGTTACATTTCCGTCTGGACGGATACGCGTACAGGCAGCCTGACGATTTTTGCCGGTGTACCGGGAGGTGAAGCCTGA
- a CDS encoding glycosyltransferase, giving the protein MVDTGIVMPLYKQDIGYLQAAISSVLAQSYRAFRFIIVIDGAPEMVGPALHAAMGDPRVQLVTLPQNKGVSHALNWGFDELFKDPAIKYVTWVSSDNVYNSSFIERLRQELEQGPDSLGLVFSTFRQVDAYGNPLYDEQHQQALIRYQGQPHHELLNASIVGVSFMYKSKYARQIGGYRLQPVEDYDYWLRLTETCSMKFIPEILMDYRVNSTFSVSAGLHSQKEHRRWRRAFQIAKYEARARRGIPLEMTILMPVTDMAQAESLLDNLLEQHYSNCVVRLLDLTPEQGASAFLSMMLDPRLIVTPRQHYSVQEALVQAIGETTTRFVVCFGVKPYIAVTDLLYLTDLLRPLQDTHAFSYYTDDHSTIGSGRGVQSVPPEWNYVYYTHRLHQALEQGNFK; this is encoded by the coding sequence ATGGTAGATACGGGGATTGTTATGCCACTGTACAAACAGGATATCGGCTATCTGCAAGCCGCGATCTCATCCGTACTAGCCCAGAGCTACAGGGCATTTCGCTTCATCATTGTTATTGACGGAGCGCCGGAAATGGTGGGACCAGCGCTCCACGCAGCAATGGGAGACCCGCGCGTTCAGTTGGTTACACTCCCTCAGAACAAAGGAGTATCCCACGCCCTTAACTGGGGATTCGATGAGTTGTTTAAAGATCCAGCGATCAAATATGTGACCTGGGTATCCAGCGACAATGTTTATAATTCTTCCTTTATTGAACGATTACGGCAGGAGCTGGAGCAGGGGCCGGACTCACTCGGCCTTGTGTTCTCTACCTTCCGCCAGGTTGATGCATATGGGAACCCGTTGTATGACGAGCAGCATCAACAAGCTTTGATCCGGTACCAAGGCCAGCCGCATCATGAACTGCTGAATGCCAGCATTGTCGGGGTTTCATTTATGTACAAAAGCAAATATGCCCGCCAGATTGGCGGCTATCGGCTGCAACCAGTTGAGGATTATGATTACTGGCTGCGGCTGACCGAGACGTGCAGCATGAAATTCATCCCGGAGATCCTGATGGATTACCGGGTGAATTCCACATTTAGTGTATCGGCTGGTTTGCACAGCCAGAAGGAGCACCGACGCTGGCGGCGCGCATTCCAAATCGCCAAGTATGAGGCAAGAGCACGCCGGGGCATCCCACTTGAAATGACCATTTTAATGCCTGTCACGGATATGGCTCAAGCTGAATCATTGCTGGATAATCTGCTGGAGCAGCACTACAGCAATTGTGTGGTACGGTTGCTGGATTTAACGCCAGAACAGGGAGCCAGCGCTTTCCTGTCGATGATGCTCGATCCTCGGTTAATCGTAACGCCACGTCAGCATTATTCGGTCCAAGAAGCACTGGTTCAGGCTATTGGTGAAACAACGACCCGCTTTGTAGTATGCTTCGGTGTCAAACCATATATTGCTGTGACGGATTTGCTGTATCTTACGGATTTGTTGCGCCCATTACAGGATACACATGCCTTTTCCTACTATACAGATGACCACTCAACCATCGGCAGCGGCCGAGGAGTTCAGTCCGTACCGCCGGAATGGAATTACGTGTATTACACCCACAGATTGCACCAAGCACTGGAGCAGGGCAACTTTAAATAA
- a CDS encoding glycosyltransferase, producing MRPKVTIVIPFYNCAYVDQALQSALEQTYGPLEIIVVDDGSTEHVDMLQPYRPYIHYLGKSNGGTASALNHGIRHASGEYIAWLSSDDTYHRDKINNQVSFMVENGAYISHTNFNFINQYSQVTSYQAAAVFPSMTEFYRFFQQGNPVNGCTVMFKKELFAHIGLFDELLPYTHDLDMWYRVMLAGYPFPFLNESLVNYRWHDEMGTKKHWPAVEREYNITQARYRDRFSQVLSGLSS from the coding sequence ATGAGACCGAAAGTAACGATCGTCATTCCCTTTTATAACTGTGCATATGTGGATCAGGCTTTGCAAAGTGCACTAGAGCAAACTTATGGACCCCTCGAGATTATTGTCGTCGATGACGGGTCCACGGAACATGTTGATATGCTTCAGCCCTATCGTCCATATATACATTATTTGGGCAAATCCAACGGTGGAACAGCCAGCGCCCTGAATCATGGTATCCGACATGCCAGCGGGGAATATATTGCCTGGCTCAGCTCCGACGATACCTATCATAGGGACAAAATTAATAATCAGGTTTCTTTTATGGTGGAAAACGGTGCGTACATCTCCCATACCAATTTCAATTTCATTAATCAATACAGCCAAGTCACAAGTTACCAGGCAGCCGCCGTGTTTCCGTCTATGACGGAGTTTTACCGTTTTTTTCAGCAAGGAAATCCGGTCAATGGATGCACGGTTATGTTTAAAAAGGAGCTGTTTGCACATATCGGTTTGTTTGATGAACTGCTGCCGTACACACATGATCTGGATATGTGGTACCGAGTGATGCTGGCGGGATATCCATTTCCTTTTCTGAACGAGTCCTTGGTTAACTACCGCTGGCATGATGAAATGGGAACCAAAAAACATTGGCCCGCTGTGGAGCGGGAGTACAACATAACCCAAGCACGTTATCGAGATCGCTTCAGTCAGGTGTTGAGTGGTTTATCCTCATGA